In the genome of Bradysia coprophila strain Holo2 unplaced genomic scaffold, BU_Bcop_v1 contig_232, whole genome shotgun sequence, one region contains:
- the LOC119075720 gene encoding vesicular glutamate transporter 1-like, translating to MRKKFKINQLSSPTTGSVHVQPQINGSTISVVDGIDDTKTSKSNICDSIEDPMPTTWKFWQKRRYLVILMAFLGFCNVYTLRVNLSVGIVAMTENRTVHYDNGTVGYEQYFTWNSKEQGLILSSFFYGYITTQFIGGYFGAKVGGSLVFGVGIFATSVLTLLTPLAARAGFEVLMAVRIIEGIFEGVTFPCIQDVWSRWAPPPERSRAASISFAGTYAGTVIAMPLSGVLAASIGWESLFYVFGAIGCIWFIAWIIIVKRGPELDRYISKEELHYIQSSLGSLDRDEKASVPWKAIFTSKAVFAICVSHTAETWGLYTFITQLPTFLRDAMNYNLGKTGFLSALPYLAMGILLLVFGYFADLFQIKGWLTTTQVRRYFNCLGFVSQAIFMLLAAYLLDPVWSLVSIILAVGLGALAWCGFSVNPLDIAPNYASIIFGIQNTIGTLPGIISPTLTGYLVQNKTAEEWRMVFYITAIVYGIGTVVYWFWCSGELQPWAKESLKKDNTNNKSDSKIDA from the exons atgaggaaaaaattcaaaattaatcaaCTTTCGTCTCCGACCACTGGCAGTGTGCATGTGCAACCTCAAATAAATGGATCAACGATAAGTGTTGTGGATGGAATAGATGACACTAAAACcagtaaatcaaatatttg TGACTCAATCGAGGACCCAATGCCAACGACATGGAAATTCTGGCAGAAAAGACGGTATTTGGTGATTCTCATGGCATTTTTGGGATTCTGTAACGTTTACACGCTGCGTGTCAATTTGAGTGTTGGCATCGTAGCAATGACCGAAAATCGCACAGTTCATTACGACAATGGTACAGTGGGATAC GAGCAATATTTTACATGGAACTCCAAAGAGCAGGGCCTTATTTTGAGCTCATTTTTCTACGGCTACATCACGACACAATTTATTGGTGGCTATTTCGGAGCAAAGGTTGGTGGAAGTCTTGTCTTTGGTGTTGGAATATTTGCAACATCGGTGCTAACATTACTCACTCCGCTAGCAGCCCGTGCCGGGTTTGAAGTCCTAATGGCTGTTCGCATCATTGAAGGAATTTTCGAAG GTGTGACCTTTCCATGCATACAAGATGTGTGGTCAAGATGGGCTCCACCACCGGAACGATCACGTGCAGCGTCTATATCATTTGCTGGTACTTACGCTGGCACT GTAATCGCAATGCCATTGAGTGGGGTGCTAGCCGCATCCATCGGTTGGGAAAGTTTGTTCTACGTGTTTG GTGCTATCGGTTGCATATGGTTCATTGCATGGATAATAATTGTGAAACGAGGACCCGAACTCGATCGTTACATATCAAAAGAAGAGCTTCACTACATCCAAAGTTCGCTGGGATCTCTGGATCGAGATGAGAAGGCTTCCGTTCCGTGGAAAGCAATTTTTACGTCGAAAGCTGTTTTTGCGATCTGTGTATCACATACAGCTGAAACGTGGGGTTTATACACCTTCATCACTCAATTGCCAACGTTCCTGAGAG ATGCCATGAACTATAATTTGGGAAAAACGGGCTTCCTATCCGCTCTGCCCTATTTAGCAATGGGAATTTTGTTGCTAGTTTTTGGCTACTTTGCTGACCTGTTCCAAATCAAAGGATGGTTGACAACCACTCAGGTCCGGCGTTATTTCAATTGTCTCGGATTTGTGTCACAGGCCATTTTTATGCTGTTAGCAGCATATCTATTGGATCCGGTGTGGAGTCTTGTTTCGATCATTTTAGCTGTAGGTTTAGGTGCGCTGGCCTGGTGTGGTTTTTCGGTCAATCCATTGGATATTGCGCCGAACTATGCGAGCATAATATTCGGAATACAAAACACGATCGGAACACTGCCGGGTATAATATCGCCAACACTGACCGGATATTTGGTTCAGAACAAG ACTGCTGAAGAATGGCGCATGGTATTTTACATCACAGCGATCGTGTACGGCATCGGAACGGTGGTCTATTGGTTTTGGTGCTCCGGTGAACTGCAACCTTGGGCGAAAGAAAGCTTGAAGAAAGACAACACAAACAACAAGTCAGACAGCAAGATTGACGCGTAA